A window of the Nitrosopumilus ureiphilus genome harbors these coding sequences:
- a CDS encoding CBS domain-containing protein — translation MTQVRDIMEKNVITVESDKTVLDASIILREKEISFLVITEGNKPTGVVSERDIVRKIAAEDLVASSVSLEKIMSKKFRWVSPDSAIEDAVQKMLNNNIRRLIVLENEKLVGVVTQTNLAEFLRSKLLINGTIEKLESEKT, via the coding sequence ATGACTCAAGTCAGAGACATCATGGAGAAAAACGTAATCACTGTAGAATCTGACAAAACAGTACTTGATGCATCAATTATTCTAAGAGAAAAAGAGATCAGTTTTCTTGTGATCACAGAAGGAAATAAACCGACAGGAGTAGTTTCAGAAAGAGACATTGTAAGAAAAATTGCAGCTGAAGATCTTGTAGCATCATCAGTATCCTTGGAGAAAATTATGTCAAAAAAATTCAGATGGGTTTCCCCAGATTCTGCAATTGAAGATGCAGTTCAAAAGATGCTAAACAATAACATCAGAAGGCTCATAGTACTTGAAAATGAAAAATTAGTAGGAGTCGTAACCCAGACAAATTTGGCAGAATTTTTACGAAGTAAACTTTTGATAAATGGAACTATTGAGAAATTAGAATCTGAAAAAACTTAG
- the purS gene encoding phosphoribosylformylglycinamidine synthase subunit PurS has protein sequence MAIFNVHVTIENKPGISDPEGDTILNDLVLKGTHKSVSKIKTAKMLKFTIKEKDKKSAQSKVQEICDELRIYNPMVSKVTIDVFDA, from the coding sequence ATGGCAATTTTTAATGTTCATGTAACAATTGAAAACAAACCGGGCATAAGTGACCCTGAAGGTGATACAATTCTAAATGATCTGGTTCTTAAAGGAACTCACAAATCAGTTTCAAAAATAAAAACTGCAAAGATGCTAAAGTTCACCATCAAAGAAAAAGACAAAAAATCTGCTCAATCAAAGGTACAAGAAATCTGTGATGAATTGCGCATCTACAATCCAATGGTTAGCAAAGTAACAATAGATGTCTTTGATGCCTAA